One genomic window of Luteitalea pratensis includes the following:
- a CDS encoding tetratricopeptide repeat protein, translated as MLDWIHEATRLRASVWFPLCVVVTMSTGTAAQEQATAASHAGHAQVPPPSASAPASPARPGELPEMIKKPIALMPKALGPYTRAISSNNAEAQAFFTQGIQMMFAFAKADAIRSFRAAWSADPACAICHWGEAWAWGSYLNGKMDAEDAPFAYASSRTALSLKAKASPVERDYIDALAVRYVKDFDPEKRRVQDEAYAESTRRLSEKYPDDMDARTLYAEALFLLEPRKGRRDVNAPNIQRLHGVLEGILARDPKHPGACHLYVHATESTVRPDKAEACAEYLGKSIPGASHINHMPSHTWNEVGRWGDSVRSNLDAVHSDMKADVGEGFAIYPEHNLHMLLYAASMDGQGAIATTAGRDYARRAKDTMYQVLTLIRFGRFEEVLEVKPRPNRPIPAGLWDFAQGYAYLRTGQADMAKVYLARVRKGAETPKAEFRDHPANRLLGLAADLLDGEILRDEKQLDAAIARFESAVAQDDALEYDEPEPLPFPARHWLGAALIEAGRFADAERVYREDLEQHPRNGWSLLGLRQALEGQGRKDAAIDADLEKAWARADTWTRSSRF; from the coding sequence ATGCTCGACTGGATTCACGAGGCGACACGCCTGAGGGCGAGCGTCTGGTTCCCTCTCTGTGTGGTCGTGACGATGTCGACGGGTACCGCGGCGCAGGAGCAGGCGACCGCAGCGTCGCATGCCGGGCACGCCCAGGTGCCGCCCCCATCGGCGTCGGCACCGGCGTCGCCGGCCAGGCCCGGCGAACTCCCCGAGATGATCAAGAAGCCGATCGCGCTGATGCCGAAGGCTCTCGGTCCGTACACGCGTGCCATTTCTTCGAACAACGCCGAGGCACAGGCATTCTTCACCCAGGGCATACAGATGATGTTCGCCTTCGCGAAGGCGGATGCGATCCGGTCGTTCCGCGCCGCGTGGTCAGCCGATCCGGCCTGCGCCATCTGCCATTGGGGAGAGGCGTGGGCCTGGGGCTCGTACTTGAACGGGAAGATGGACGCCGAAGACGCACCGTTTGCGTACGCGTCATCGCGCACCGCGCTCTCGCTGAAGGCGAAGGCGAGCCCGGTCGAACGCGACTATATCGACGCGCTGGCGGTCCGCTACGTGAAGGACTTCGATCCCGAGAAGCGCCGCGTGCAGGACGAGGCATACGCCGAGTCCACGCGACGCCTGTCGGAGAAGTATCCCGACGATATGGACGCGCGCACGTTGTATGCCGAGGCCCTGTTCCTGCTCGAGCCACGCAAGGGTCGCCGCGACGTCAACGCCCCGAACATCCAGCGCCTCCATGGTGTCCTCGAAGGCATCCTGGCGCGCGACCCGAAGCATCCGGGCGCCTGCCACCTCTACGTGCACGCCACCGAGTCGACCGTACGGCCCGACAAGGCGGAGGCCTGTGCCGAATACCTCGGTAAGTCCATCCCCGGCGCGAGCCACATCAACCACATGCCGTCGCACACGTGGAACGAGGTCGGACGCTGGGGCGACTCGGTGCGCTCCAACCTCGATGCCGTCCACTCCGACATGAAGGCCGACGTCGGCGAGGGCTTCGCCATCTACCCGGAGCACAACCTGCACATGCTGCTGTACGCGGCCTCGATGGACGGGCAGGGCGCGATCGCCACGACCGCGGGCCGCGATTACGCCAGGCGCGCCAAGGACACGATGTACCAGGTGCTGACGCTGATCCGGTTCGGCCGCTTCGAAGAAGTGCTCGAGGTGAAGCCTCGGCCCAACCGTCCGATCCCTGCCGGTTTGTGGGACTTCGCCCAGGGTTACGCCTATCTCCGCACAGGCCAGGCGGACATGGCCAAGGTCTATCTCGCGCGCGTCCGCAAGGGCGCCGAGACGCCCAAGGCGGAGTTCCGCGACCATCCGGCGAACCGCCTGCTCGGCCTCGCCGCCGACCTGCTCGACGGCGAGATCCTGCGCGACGAGAAACAGCTCGACGCGGCGATCGCGAGATTCGAGTCCGCCGTCGCGCAAGACGACGCGCTGGAGTACGACGAGCCGGAACCGCTGCCCTTCCCGGCGCGCCACTGGCTCGGCGCCGCCCTCATCGAGGCAGGGCGCTTCGCGGACGCCGAACGCGTGTATCGCGAGGACCTCGAGCAGCATCCCCGCAATGGCTGGTCGCTCCTCGGACTTCGTCAGGCCCTCGAAGGGCAGGGCCGAAAGGATGCCGCCATCGACGCCGACCTGGAGAAGGCCTGGGCGCGTGCCGACACCTGGACGCGATCGTCGCGCTTCTGA
- a CDS encoding Zn-dependent hydrolase codes for MSPHRVTRRDFNATFVGSIAGLSTARPAFAQDTAARVDATRLQTTLMDLRRFGGTPAGGTHRLGYSTEDKQARLVVAGWMQEAGLVPATDLAGNLIGRRAGSTSGLPPIVFGSHIDSVPDGGSYDGNVGTMAAIEVARTLQDRRVTLRHPIEVAVWANEEGGLFGSRAVSGQFEETELAHVTSSGKTVRDGISFVGGDPARLGEARRDRGSVAAYLELHIEQGGILEAERVPIGIVEGIVGIRQWDVTVTGLANHAGTTPMDKRQDALLAAARFVDMVNRVVRATPGRQVGTVGRMQVSPGARNVVPGSVVCSLELRDLDAAAILRFYDAIRGEADRIGDATGTTFAYRELHVNAPAPSDPHMRSIIADAARALGLETKVMPSGAGHDAQAIAQLGPMGMIFIPSVGGISHSPKEFSHPTDIANGANVLLGAVMSADAI; via the coding sequence ATGTCACCGCATAGAGTCACCCGTCGGGACTTCAACGCAACCTTCGTCGGTTCGATTGCCGGATTATCGACGGCCCGTCCGGCATTCGCGCAAGACACCGCCGCGCGCGTCGATGCGACACGGCTACAGACGACGTTGATGGACCTGCGGCGATTCGGGGGCACGCCTGCGGGCGGCACGCATCGCCTCGGCTACAGCACCGAGGACAAGCAGGCCCGGCTCGTCGTCGCCGGCTGGATGCAGGAGGCCGGCCTCGTTCCCGCCACAGACCTCGCCGGCAACCTGATCGGCCGCCGTGCCGGCAGCACCTCGGGCCTGCCACCCATCGTGTTCGGCTCGCACATCGACTCGGTGCCGGACGGAGGCAGCTACGACGGCAACGTCGGCACGATGGCGGCGATCGAGGTCGCACGCACGCTGCAGGATCGCCGTGTGACCTTGCGACACCCGATCGAGGTCGCCGTGTGGGCCAACGAGGAGGGCGGCCTGTTCGGCAGTCGTGCGGTCAGCGGCCAGTTCGAAGAAACCGAACTCGCTCACGTCACGTCGAGCGGCAAGACCGTGCGCGATGGCATCAGCTTCGTTGGCGGCGATCCGGCGCGGCTCGGCGAGGCACGTCGTGACCGCGGTAGCGTCGCCGCGTACCTCGAACTCCACATCGAACAGGGCGGCATCCTCGAGGCAGAGCGCGTGCCGATTGGCATCGTCGAGGGCATCGTCGGCATCCGGCAATGGGACGTGACGGTGACGGGACTTGCCAATCACGCCGGGACGACACCGATGGACAAGCGCCAGGATGCGCTGCTCGCGGCGGCCCGTTTCGTGGACATGGTCAATCGAGTCGTCAGGGCGACGCCGGGACGCCAGGTCGGCACGGTTGGCAGAATGCAGGTCAGCCCGGGTGCGCGCAACGTAGTCCCTGGCAGCGTGGTCTGTTCACTGGAGTTGCGCGACCTGGATGCGGCCGCCATCCTGCGGTTCTACGACGCCATCCGAGGAGAAGCCGACCGAATCGGCGATGCGACCGGGACGACGTTCGCGTACAGGGAACTTCACGTCAATGCGCCCGCGCCGAGCGACCCGCACATGCGCAGCATCATCGCCGATGCAGCCCGTGCATTGGGGCTCGAAACGAAGGTGATGCCGAGCGGCGCCGGCCACGACGCGCAGGCGATCGCGCAACTCGGGCCGATGGGGATGATTTTCATCCCGAGCGTCGGCGGCATCAGCCATTCGCCCAAGGAGTTCTCGCACCCCACCGACATCGCCAACGGCGCGAACGTGCTGCTGGGCGCCGTGATGTCGGCCGACGCGATCTGA
- a CDS encoding alpha/beta hydrolase family protein, whose product MDAADAVKRVARPSVAVAAAVALLLASPFAREQSAWLQLAPLFRTPAGFEGQLGSFRSPLIFADGSPLRSATDWPRRRAEILAEWHGLMGAWPPLLDKVPMEVLSETRRETYLQRRVRLQVAPGQRIEGWLLAPADATLRKAAVLVPFYEPETSVGLGERPNRDFARLLTRAGFVTLSIGTPAGDARSPDLGSVTSQPLSYYAYVAANASTALAALPYVDPLRIGVVGHSYGGKWALFAGAFWDRFAAVATSDPGIVFDETRPNVNYWEPWYLGFDPKVRRQVGGLPTADNPRTGAYKVMRERGMDLHDLHALIAPRPFFVSGGAEDPLERWVALNHAVAVNRFLGFRDRVGMSSRPTHDPTPESNAQIVAFFEHFLDGSTVQ is encoded by the coding sequence ATGGACGCCGCCGACGCCGTGAAACGGGTCGCTCGTCCGAGCGTCGCCGTGGCGGCAGCGGTGGCCCTGCTGCTGGCTTCGCCATTCGCTCGCGAGCAATCGGCATGGCTGCAACTGGCGCCGCTGTTCAGGACCCCGGCCGGCTTCGAAGGCCAGCTCGGGAGCTTCCGGTCACCGCTGATTTTTGCCGACGGGTCACCTCTCCGCAGCGCGACCGACTGGCCGCGTCGTCGCGCGGAGATTCTGGCCGAATGGCACGGGCTGATGGGCGCATGGCCACCGCTACTCGACAAGGTGCCGATGGAGGTGCTCTCGGAAACCCGCCGCGAGACCTACCTGCAGCGCCGGGTGCGCCTTCAGGTCGCCCCCGGGCAGCGCATCGAGGGCTGGCTGCTCGCGCCAGCCGACGCCACATTACGAAAAGCGGCGGTGCTCGTCCCGTTCTACGAGCCAGAGACCAGCGTCGGCCTCGGCGAGCGTCCCAATCGTGATTTCGCGCGGTTGCTGACGCGCGCGGGCTTCGTCACCCTCTCCATCGGCACGCCGGCCGGCGACGCCCGCAGCCCCGATCTCGGCAGCGTCACGTCACAGCCGCTGTCGTACTACGCCTACGTCGCGGCCAACGCCTCGACGGCGTTGGCGGCGCTGCCGTACGTCGATCCGCTGCGCATCGGTGTGGTCGGCCACAGTTACGGCGGCAAGTGGGCGCTGTTTGCCGGCGCGTTCTGGGATCGGTTCGCCGCCGTGGCGACCAGCGATCCGGGCATCGTCTTCGACGAGACACGCCCGAACGTGAACTACTGGGAGCCCTGGTACCTCGGATTCGATCCGAAGGTGCGACGTCAGGTCGGCGGCCTGCCGACCGCCGACAATCCGCGCACCGGCGCCTACAAGGTGATGCGTGAGCGGGGCATGGATCTGCACGACCTGCACGCGTTGATCGCGCCACGCCCCTTCTTCGTGAGCGGCGGGGCCGAGGATCCCCTGGAACGCTGGGTGGCGCTGAACCACGCCGTGGCGGTCAACCGGTTCCTCGGCTTCCGCGATCGGGTCGGCATGTCGAGCCGGCCCACACACGATCCGACGCCGGAGTCCAACGCGCAGATCGTGGCCTTCTTCGAGCATTTCCTCGACGGATCGACGGTGCAGTGA
- a CDS encoding adenylate/guanylate cyclase domain-containing protein: MALRSLSVQSKLLLAFTLLTLLGIAMVSYTAYTTARASLLTSIERQLVGLQRSKAGIVRSILTSTKNEVLALSGSDGLSQVVPDLTAAYRQLSREQVTPEMRDAVRAFYTREFEPALAARTRLAPAKDAFLPTTDTGWYLHYHYMVNGGHPYGQRRRLESSTDKSAFAAALVRARNVLGPSLDRLGLDNVVLVDPESLEVIFSYDQSTIFGTTLDSGPYSGSGVATLARALRRSQDEDDYKFTDFESFRPALGQPRAFIASPVFVGPDLVAIMILRFPIEPIAQALSNNGGWEAEGLGKTGQAYLVGPDMTMRVDSRFLVEDRANFLETLGHSRLTARTIDEVRRLGTTILTVPIAHDGARAAFNGASGFIETEDYRGKDVFTAYGPVDLDSLRWALLTKIDRSEAMAPLHALGRRILAVGVALSLLASLLALALASIITRPIAELVRAAREVSAGNLETRVQVNAHDEFRALGEAFNEMVHNLGASRIALDAQVQTNERLLLSLLPASGAAQVRGGSDAPKSFADVTVAYARLSGFDSLSRDFGEDQSMTLLSDIVAAFDEAAEQHGVEKVRTIGSSYLAASGLSVDRPDHTARVVEFAREAARIVRRFNAERGTALTLEAGINTGPIVAGLVGRRKFIYDLWGDTVRLARDIERQGVGTIVVTRAVYDRVRESVPFDAPRMVDIRGLGAIELYPVAGDAA, encoded by the coding sequence ATGGCTCTTCGCTCCCTGAGTGTCCAATCCAAGCTGCTGCTCGCCTTCACCCTGCTCACGCTGCTGGGGATCGCGATGGTGTCGTACACGGCGTACACGACCGCGCGAGCCAGCCTGCTGACCTCGATCGAGCGACAGCTCGTCGGGCTTCAGCGCTCGAAGGCCGGCATTGTCCGCAGCATCCTCACCTCGACGAAGAACGAGGTGCTGGCGCTGTCGGGTAGCGACGGGCTCAGCCAGGTCGTCCCGGACCTGACGGCCGCGTATCGTCAGCTGTCGCGCGAGCAGGTCACGCCCGAGATGCGGGATGCCGTTCGGGCCTTCTACACCCGCGAGTTCGAACCGGCGCTGGCGGCTCGCACCAGGTTGGCGCCCGCGAAGGACGCCTTCCTGCCGACGACCGACACCGGTTGGTACCTCCACTACCACTACATGGTGAACGGCGGCCACCCGTACGGACAGCGGCGCCGGCTCGAGTCGTCCACGGACAAGAGTGCGTTTGCCGCAGCCCTCGTCAGGGCGCGAAACGTGCTCGGGCCGTCGCTCGATCGGCTGGGCCTCGACAACGTCGTCCTCGTCGATCCGGAGTCGCTCGAGGTGATCTTCAGCTACGACCAGTCGACCATCTTCGGCACAACGTTGGACTCGGGACCGTATTCGGGCAGCGGCGTGGCCACACTCGCGCGGGCGCTGCGGCGCTCGCAGGACGAGGACGACTACAAGTTCACCGACTTCGAGTCGTTCCGGCCGGCGCTCGGCCAGCCCAGGGCCTTCATTGCCAGCCCCGTGTTCGTCGGCCCGGATCTGGTGGCGATCATGATCCTGCGCTTCCCGATCGAGCCGATCGCGCAGGCGCTCTCCAACAACGGGGGTTGGGAGGCCGAGGGGCTCGGCAAGACCGGGCAGGCGTACCTCGTTGGTCCCGACATGACCATGCGTGTCGATTCCCGGTTCCTGGTAGAGGACAGGGCGAACTTTCTCGAGACGCTCGGTCATTCCAGGTTGACCGCCCGCACGATCGACGAGGTACGCAGGCTCGGTACCACGATCCTGACGGTGCCGATCGCCCACGATGGCGCTCGTGCCGCTTTCAACGGCGCCAGCGGCTTCATCGAGACCGAGGACTACCGCGGCAAGGACGTGTTCACCGCCTACGGGCCCGTCGATCTCGACTCATTGCGCTGGGCCCTGCTCACCAAGATCGATCGCAGCGAGGCCATGGCGCCCCTGCATGCACTGGGACGCCGGATCCTGGCGGTGGGAGTGGCGCTGTCACTGTTGGCGTCGTTGCTTGCGCTCGCCCTTGCGTCGATCATCACCCGCCCCATCGCCGAACTGGTGCGGGCGGCACGCGAGGTCAGTGCAGGCAACCTCGAGACGCGCGTGCAGGTCAATGCCCATGACGAGTTCCGTGCGCTGGGCGAGGCCTTCAACGAGATGGTCCACAACCTGGGTGCGAGCCGCATTGCGCTCGACGCCCAGGTGCAGACCAACGAACGCCTCCTCCTGAGCCTGCTGCCAGCATCCGGTGCGGCGCAGGTCCGTGGCGGGTCCGATGCGCCGAAATCGTTTGCCGACGTGACGGTAGCCTACGCCCGACTCAGCGGTTTCGACTCGCTCTCCCGCGACTTTGGCGAGGATCAGTCGATGACGCTCCTCAGCGACATCGTCGCGGCGTTCGACGAAGCGGCCGAACAGCATGGCGTCGAGAAGGTCCGGACGATCGGTTCCTCCTACCTGGCGGCGTCGGGCCTCTCGGTCGATCGCCCGGATCACACCGCCAGGGTCGTCGAGTTCGCGCGCGAAGCCGCACGTATCGTGCGCCGTTTCAACGCCGAGCGTGGGACCGCGCTGACGCTCGAGGCCGGCATCAACACCGGACCGATTGTCGCGGGTCTTGTCGGCCGGCGGAAGTTCATCTACGACCTCTGGGGCGACACCGTGCGGCTGGCGCGTGACATCGAGCGGCAGGGTGTCGGCACCATCGTCGTGACACGCGCCGTCTACGATCGCGTGCGGGAGTCTGTCCCGTTCGATGCGCCCCGAATGGTCGACATCCGCGGCCTTGGCGCGATCGAGCTGTATCCGGTGGCCGGGGACGCCGCATGA
- a CDS encoding mechanosensitive ion channel domain-containing protein, with translation MNQLLADLGARWMWALALVLAFPAALLALNELAFDLVRRGRPIATSVRFVRTWVLSALVFVLFLRNVLDLPGEHLWVRLALTLFWVCVVLAVLGAINTVVFEQASQGSWQSRVPKLLRDLVRLLLVATAGALVFSFVWGRELSGALAALGVTSIVVGLALQEPLGNLFSGLMLLMERPFEVGDNVEVAGASGVVKEINWRSAHIKSARGVVQIVPNSTLNKEIINNYSRPRPVRMEEIEVAFSYDDPPNLVRDSLLEVAQGTPGVMQDPAPIAATFAYTPSAISYKLIYRTTEDDRWPVRNDVVTRIWYVAKRRGLTMPYPVVRQINYDAEGPFVPPVVPPVEQLRRLSKVSTLSDDEGQVRALTFGRDEVIFSEGSELSGVYLLISGAVSLEVGADGVYSPIGAVAAGEYFGEAGMYGVQPAEMRAVASLDCAVLWMSPETVRTLFEASPRLARETGQILEARRRAMQAARQLTRRG, from the coding sequence ATGAACCAACTCCTCGCCGATCTCGGCGCGCGGTGGATGTGGGCCCTGGCGCTGGTGCTGGCGTTCCCGGCGGCGCTGCTCGCGCTCAACGAGCTGGCGTTCGATCTCGTGCGCCGCGGCCGCCCCATCGCGACGTCGGTGCGGTTCGTGCGGACATGGGTCCTGTCTGCGCTCGTCTTCGTGCTCTTCCTCCGCAACGTGCTGGACCTGCCAGGTGAGCACCTGTGGGTCCGCCTTGCACTGACGTTGTTCTGGGTCTGCGTCGTCCTCGCGGTACTGGGCGCGATCAACACGGTCGTCTTCGAGCAGGCGTCCCAGGGCAGCTGGCAGTCGCGGGTGCCGAAACTGCTGCGCGATCTCGTGCGCCTGTTGCTTGTCGCCACAGCCGGTGCGCTGGTCTTCTCATTCGTGTGGGGCCGGGAACTGAGCGGCGCGCTTGCAGCACTCGGCGTCACGTCGATCGTCGTCGGCCTCGCGCTGCAGGAACCACTCGGCAACCTGTTCTCGGGCCTGATGCTGCTGATGGAGCGACCGTTCGAGGTCGGCGACAACGTCGAGGTCGCCGGCGCGTCCGGTGTCGTCAAGGAGATCAACTGGCGGTCGGCGCACATCAAGTCGGCGCGCGGCGTCGTGCAGATCGTCCCGAATTCGACATTGAACAAGGAGATCATCAACAACTACTCGCGTCCGCGGCCGGTCCGGATGGAGGAGATCGAGGTCGCCTTCAGTTACGACGATCCGCCCAACCTGGTCCGCGACAGCTTGCTCGAAGTGGCGCAGGGCACGCCCGGTGTGATGCAGGATCCGGCCCCGATCGCCGCGACCTTCGCATACACGCCTTCGGCCATCAGCTACAAGCTGATCTACCGCACCACCGAGGACGACCGTTGGCCCGTACGCAACGACGTCGTCACGCGGATCTGGTACGTCGCCAAACGCCGCGGCCTGACGATGCCGTACCCGGTCGTGCGACAGATCAACTACGACGCCGAGGGGCCCTTCGTGCCGCCGGTGGTGCCACCTGTGGAGCAACTGCGGCGCCTCTCGAAGGTGTCGACGCTGTCTGACGACGAAGGGCAAGTGCGCGCGCTGACGTTCGGCCGGGACGAGGTGATCTTCAGCGAGGGCAGCGAGCTGAGCGGCGTCTACCTGCTCATTTCCGGCGCGGTATCGCTCGAAGTCGGCGCGGACGGCGTCTACAGTCCGATCGGTGCCGTCGCGGCCGGTGAGTACTTCGGCGAAGCCGGCATGTACGGCGTGCAGCCGGCCGAGATGCGTGCCGTCGCGAGCCTCGATTGTGCGGTCCTGTGGATGTCGCCCGAGACGGTCCGCACGTTGTTTGAGGCGAGCCCGCGCCTGGCGCGCGAAACCGGCCAGATCCTCGAGGCACGTCGCCGAGCCATGCAGGCGGCTCGTCAACTGACGCGTCGTGGCTGA
- a CDS encoding aminopeptidase P N-terminal domain-containing protein, producing MVRQTARVVAMAVLTVLARASLVWAGPLQDDLAARRARLMEKLGTDTIAIVWSAPTRVYSRDVDYEYRPDSDLLYLTGVAQPDTILVLIPGARTVREVLFVREPNPAREHREGHILTRAEVAAQSGVKTVHFGNQFEPFVTALFNRHVFGLRRNEVSTEFDVFFEAVAANKATLSLPFGPRPAPSAPLTAPYEFAARARDRFLNVTFVDASPIIADLRLVKTPYEQSVLTRSGVISSSAHKAGMTAARPGRYEYEVEAAIEQVYLANGAMNPGYPSIVGSGPNATILHYGASSRQMQAGEILLVDAAGSYDGYTIDITRSYPVSGAYTEAQKDIYRLVFEAQEAGMRAARVGNKTADVEKAAEEVVKAGLLKLGLITDATGEQFRTWYTHGICHWIGIDVHDVGDYQRPLASGMTFVVEPGLYIRPQALDELPDTPENRAFTAAVLPAVQRYAQIGIRIEDSFLLTDTGLTSLSAAVPRTIAEVEAFMKAR from the coding sequence ATGGTTCGGCAAACGGCGCGTGTGGTGGCGATGGCGGTACTGACAGTCCTGGCGAGAGCGTCCCTGGTGTGGGCGGGGCCACTGCAGGACGACCTGGCAGCTCGACGCGCGCGCCTGATGGAGAAGCTGGGCACAGACACGATCGCGATCGTGTGGAGCGCCCCGACCAGGGTCTATTCCCGCGACGTCGACTACGAATACCGCCCGGACAGCGACCTGCTGTATCTCACCGGAGTCGCCCAGCCGGACACGATCCTCGTCCTGATCCCGGGCGCAAGGACCGTCCGCGAAGTGCTGTTCGTCCGCGAGCCCAACCCGGCGCGCGAGCACCGCGAAGGTCACATCCTCACGAGGGCCGAAGTCGCCGCCCAGAGCGGGGTGAAGACCGTCCATTTCGGCAACCAGTTCGAGCCGTTCGTGACCGCGCTCTTCAACCGGCATGTGTTCGGGCTCAGGCGCAACGAGGTCTCGACGGAGTTCGACGTGTTCTTCGAGGCCGTGGCCGCCAACAAGGCGACGCTCTCGTTGCCGTTCGGACCGCGCCCCGCGCCGTCGGCGCCGCTGACGGCGCCGTACGAGTTCGCGGCCAGGGCGCGTGACCGCTTCCTGAACGTCACGTTCGTCGATGCGTCTCCGATCATCGCCGACCTCAGGCTGGTCAAGACGCCGTACGAGCAGTCGGTGCTGACCAGGAGCGGTGTCATCTCGAGCAGCGCGCACAAGGCCGGCATGACCGCGGCACGCCCCGGCAGGTACGAGTACGAAGTCGAAGCCGCCATCGAGCAGGTCTATCTCGCCAACGGCGCCATGAACCCCGGCTACCCGTCCATCGTCGGTAGCGGGCCGAACGCGACGATCCTCCACTACGGCGCATCCAGCCGGCAGATGCAGGCCGGCGAGATCCTGCTCGTGGATGCGGCGGGCAGCTACGACGGCTACACCATCGACATCACCCGCAGCTATCCCGTGAGCGGTGCCTACACCGAGGCGCAGAAGGACATCTACCGCCTCGTGTTCGAGGCGCAGGAGGCCGGCATGCGCGCCGCGCGTGTCGGCAACAAGACGGCCGACGTCGAGAAGGCCGCCGAAGAAGTCGTCAAGGCCGGCTTGCTGAAGCTCGGCCTGATTACCGATGCGACAGGCGAGCAGTTCCGGACGTGGTACACCCACGGCATCTGCCACTGGATCGGCATCGACGTCCACGACGTCGGCGACTACCAGCGTCCGCTCGCTTCCGGCATGACGTTCGTTGTCGAGCCGGGCCTCTACATTCGTCCGCAGGCGCTCGACGAACTGCCCGACACGCCCGAAAACCGCGCCTTCACGGCGGCGGTGCTCCCCGCCGTCCAGAGGTACGCGCAGATCGGCATCCGTATCGAGGACTCGTTCCTGTTGACCGACACCGGGCTCACGAGCCTCTCCGCGGCGGTCCCACGCACGATCGCGGAGGTCGAGGCGTTCATGAAGGCACGGTAG
- a CDS encoding c-type cytochrome: MDTLDRMRRLTCILLFSALAGCRPSTQPPAASTTGRLALPQGFEATIFHDGVGRARHLAVTSDGIVYVKLRGPVRGQTPAEFKGVVALQDTGGDGRADQVEYFGAYDDIGDYGTGMRLFEGHIYFTTAGEVYRQKLVPGQLVPTTPVELVLKHGYKESGRSYEHIAKPIAFDEQGHLYVPFGAPGDACQDKNRQPGAPGADPCGQLEWHGGVWQFDARKLGQTEKDGRRYATGIRSLVAMTWNQEVHDLYAVQHGRDDLYRSWSQYFSRWQSAVLPSEEFFRVTEGFDGGWPYYYFDWMQGKKLLNPEYGGDGKKTGDGARLTPPLVGFPGHFAPNDLLFYDGTQFPERYRHGAFIAFHGSTIRMPYSQAGYIVAFVPMRDGRPTGDWEVFADGFAGIDPIPNTGDAIGRPMGLAQGPDGSLYISDSVRGRIWKVNYRGRRDSFSAAQLSAMAARKTQQAHIHQPDEQKDILGGETLAAGGKLYQTYCIACHQGDGKGDGARFPPVASSRWVSGNKQRLISVVLFGLQGEIEVEGKSYNGVMPANGFLSDEQIAQLLTFLRQNFANHAQGVSANEVADQRAKGQWTPPTP; this comes from the coding sequence ATGGACACCCTGGACCGCATGCGACGCCTGACCTGCATCCTCCTTTTCTCCGCCCTGGCGGGTTGCCGTCCTTCGACGCAGCCGCCTGCCGCGTCGACCACCGGCCGGCTCGCGCTGCCCCAGGGCTTCGAGGCGACCATCTTTCACGACGGCGTCGGCCGGGCGCGGCACCTGGCCGTGACCAGCGACGGCATCGTGTACGTGAAGCTCCGCGGACCGGTACGCGGCCAGACCCCGGCGGAGTTCAAGGGGGTGGTCGCGCTCCAGGATACCGGCGGGGACGGCCGTGCCGATCAGGTCGAGTACTTCGGCGCCTACGACGACATCGGCGATTACGGCACCGGGATGCGGCTCTTCGAGGGCCACATCTATTTCACGACCGCCGGCGAAGTCTACCGGCAGAAACTGGTGCCCGGCCAACTCGTCCCGACGACGCCGGTCGAACTGGTGCTGAAGCACGGCTACAAGGAAAGCGGCCGCTCGTACGAGCACATCGCCAAGCCGATCGCCTTCGACGAGCAGGGCCACCTGTATGTGCCGTTCGGCGCCCCCGGCGACGCGTGCCAGGACAAGAACCGCCAGCCCGGCGCCCCCGGCGCCGACCCGTGCGGCCAGTTGGAGTGGCACGGTGGCGTCTGGCAGTTCGACGCCCGCAAGCTGGGACAGACCGAGAAGGATGGCCGTCGCTACGCCACCGGGATCCGCAGTCTCGTGGCGATGACCTGGAACCAGGAAGTGCACGACTTGTACGCGGTGCAGCACGGTCGCGATGACCTGTACCGGTCGTGGTCGCAGTATTTCTCCCGGTGGCAGAGCGCGGTCCTGCCGTCCGAGGAGTTCTTCCGGGTCACCGAGGGCTTCGACGGCGGCTGGCCGTACTACTACTTCGACTGGATGCAGGGCAAGAAGCTGCTCAACCCGGAGTATGGCGGCGATGGCAAGAAGACGGGCGATGGCGCCAGGCTGACGCCGCCGCTCGTCGGCTTCCCCGGGCATTTCGCGCCCAATGACCTGCTGTTCTACGACGGCACGCAGTTCCCGGAACGGTATCGTCACGGCGCGTTCATCGCGTTCCATGGCTCGACGATCCGCATGCCGTACTCCCAGGCCGGCTACATCGTGGCCTTCGTGCCGATGCGTGACGGCCGCCCCACCGGTGACTGGGAAGTGTTTGCCGACGGATTCGCCGGGATCGACCCGATTCCGAATACCGGCGACGCCATCGGCCGGCCGATGGGCCTGGCGCAGGGACCCGACGGCTCGCTCTACATCAGCGACAGCGTCAGGGGCCGGATCTGGAAGGTGAACTATCGCGGCCGGCGCGACTCGTTCAGTGCGGCGCAGCTCTCCGCCATGGCGGCCCGCAAGACGCAGCAGGCCCACATCCACCAACCCGATGAGCAGAAGGACATCCTCGGAGGCGAAACGCTCGCTGCTGGCGGCAAGCTGTATCAGACCTACTGCATTGCCTGTCACCAGGGCGACGGCAAGGGCGACGGCGCACGGTTTCCTCCGGTCGCCAGCTCCCGCTGGGTGTCCGGCAACAAACAGCGGTTGATCTCGGTGGTGCTGTTCGGGCTGCAGGGCGAGATCGAGGTCGAGGGCAAGTCGTACAACGGCGTGATGCCTGCCAACGGCTTCCTGAGCGACGAGCAGATCGCGCAGTTGCTGACGTTCCTCCGCCAGAACTTCGCCAATCACGCACAGGGCGTCAGCGCCAACGAAGTGGCCGACCAGCGCGCCAAGGGCCAATGGACGCCGCCGACGCCGTGA